A genomic stretch from Candidatus Brocadiia bacterium includes:
- a CDS encoding 2-dehydropantoate 2-reductase: MKIAVIGAGPIGSILTAYLSKIKKQVILVDILKDRLELIKKLGITLSGVGNFQAPVHSVCFAVNDLKKKYNIKDISHIFICVKAPFLPSVLKEVKALKTKSTVVVFMNGMDLELTAADVLGKDNVLRGVINYAGSIITGTEVRMSFFNSPNYIGALNAAGAIKAKETAKLLSESGLTTSFTENIHKHTWEKAILNGALAPVCAITGLTMKAAMDNPETYHLVEELLKEGIAAAKANGHDYGSKFFGECIKYLKNAGAHKPSMLVDLERKQTTEIDYINGKIVEYGRAKKVAVPYNDSITCLVRARENA, encoded by the coding sequence ATGAAAATTGCCGTTATCGGAGCAGGTCCCATCGGTTCCATCCTAACCGCCTACCTTTCCAAAATCAAGAAGCAGGTCATCCTGGTTGACATTCTCAAGGACCGGCTGGAGTTGATAAAGAAGCTGGGCATCACTCTTTCGGGCGTGGGTAATTTCCAGGCGCCGGTGCACTCGGTTTGTTTCGCGGTCAACGACCTTAAGAAGAAATACAACATCAAGGATATCAGCCATATTTTTATCTGCGTCAAGGCGCCTTTTTTGCCCAGCGTGCTCAAGGAAGTCAAGGCGTTGAAGACCAAGTCAACGGTGGTGGTGTTTATGAACGGAATGGACCTGGAACTGACCGCGGCTGATGTTCTGGGCAAGGATAACGTCCTGCGCGGGGTAATCAATTATGCCGGCAGTATCATCACCGGGACCGAGGTGCGGATGTCGTTCTTTAACAGCCCCAATTACATCGGGGCGTTGAACGCCGCCGGCGCAATCAAGGCCAAGGAAACCGCCAAGCTGCTTTCGGAGTCCGGCCTGACCACGTCCTTTACCGAGAACATCCACAAACACACCTGGGAAAAGGCCATACTCAACGGCGCGCTGGCGCCGGTCTGCGCCATAACCGGGTTGACTATGAAAGCGGCCATGGATAATCCGGAAACGTATCATCTGGTCGAGGAGTTGCTTAAAGAGGGCATTGCCGCGGCCAAGGCCAACGGACACGATTACGGCAGTAAGTTTTTCGGCGAGTGCATCAAATACCTCAAGAACGCCGGCGCGCATAAGCCGTCCATGCTGGTTGACCTGGAGCGCAAGCAGACGACCGAGATTGATTATATCAACGGCAAGATAGTGGAATACGGCCGGGCAAAGAAAGTGGCCGTGCCGTATAACGACAGCATTACCTGCCTGGTCCGGGCGCGGGAAAACGCTTAG
- a CDS encoding thiolase family protein, which yields MADVAVKGFRDKTNGYGSTYQGVVIVGAARTPFGRFMGSLAGVSAIDLGVIASRAALEKANLKPELINSVIYANVAASAGDAFFAPRHVGLYTGAPIETPAYLVQRICSSSFEAIAQAAEHIALGKASLVLAGGTENLTQVPIASFGGRMGSPLGRPNFVDYLWEAFYDTACGCAMGQTAENLAKKYNITRKECDEFAVLSQSRAANAIKSGYFKDEIAPVLNGAILKAHNLKAHIAKLPRGMEVLDKDEHPRETNVEKLGKLDLVYNKETGVQTAGNSCGIVDGAASVLVTSEKDAKAMGVKPLGRVIASSASGVSPDIMGIGPVPSCRLAMEIAGLKLKDIDLIEINEAFAAQYIAVERELGLDRNKSNVDGGAIAYGHPYGATGARLVMTLLYKLRRLGKRYGMASACIGGGQGMAVIVEAF from the coding sequence ATGGCAGATGTAGCAGTAAAAGGGTTCAGGGACAAGACCAACGGTTACGGGTCAACTTACCAGGGCGTGGTGATAGTCGGCGCGGCCCGGACTCCGTTCGGCAGGTTTATGGGCTCGTTGGCCGGAGTCAGCGCGATTGATTTAGGCGTCATCGCCTCGCGCGCGGCGCTGGAAAAGGCCAACCTCAAACCGGAACTGATTAATTCGGTTATTTACGCCAACGTGGCCGCTTCGGCCGGAGACGCTTTTTTCGCCCCGCGCCATGTTGGGCTTTATACCGGAGCGCCCATCGAGACTCCGGCTTATTTGGTCCAGCGGATTTGCTCCAGCAGTTTTGAAGCCATCGCTCAGGCGGCTGAACATATTGCTTTGGGCAAGGCCAGCCTGGTTCTGGCCGGCGGTACTGAAAACCTGACTCAGGTGCCTATCGCGTCTTTCGGCGGCCGGATGGGCTCGCCGTTGGGTCGTCCTAATTTTGTGGATTACCTATGGGAGGCGTTTTATGATACAGCCTGCGGTTGTGCCATGGGGCAGACGGCCGAGAATCTGGCCAAGAAATACAACATCACCCGAAAGGAATGCGACGAATTTGCCGTGCTCAGCCAGTCCCGTGCGGCTAATGCCATTAAGAGCGGTTATTTTAAGGACGAAATCGCGCCGGTGCTTAACGGCGCCATTCTCAAGGCGCATAACCTCAAGGCGCATATCGCGAAATTGCCCAGGGGCATGGAAGTTCTTGATAAGGACGAGCACCCGCGCGAGACTAATGTGGAAAAACTGGGCAAGCTTGACCTGGTTTACAATAAGGAAACCGGCGTTCAGACGGCCGGTAATTCGTGCGGTATTGTTGACGGCGCGGCGTCAGTGCTGGTCACTTCTGAGAAAGATGCCAAGGCTATGGGCGTCAAGCCGCTGGGCCGGGTGATTGCGTCATCCGCATCGGGCGTTTCACCGGACATTATGGGCATCGGTCCGGTGCCGTCCTGCAGGCTGGCCATGGAGATAGCCGGCCTGAAGCTTAAGGACATTGATTTGATAGAGATTAACGAGGCGTTTGCTGCTCAATATATCGCCGTGGAACGCGAATTGGGATTAGACCGCAATAAATCCAACGTGGACGGAGGCGCGATTGCTTACGGGCATCCATACGGCGCCACCGGCGCGCGGTTGGTTATGACACTGCTCTATAAACTGCGTCGTTTGGGCAAGCGCTACGGCATGGCTTCGGCCTGCATCGGCGGCGGCCAGGGCATGGCGGTGATTGTTGAGGCGTTTTAG
- a CDS encoding prepilin peptidase yields the protein MLFIVIFIFGLLIGSFLNVCIYRLPRGKCKSCGHVVTTDEPVEACPKCNSKSGFRRMSIVSPGSHCPSCNKPIRWYQNIPLFSYIFLLGRCAGCRTRISFRYPLVELLTGLLFALAAWQNLGPQAGPDNIIKFMIYIWLVAALIIITFIDIDLRIIPDEISIPGIILAPIVSAIFPFLHPALFIKLPAHLDGFVSSLLGMIAGGGVVYLVGVVGKLVFKKDAMGFGDVKLMIFLGGFLGWYAILFTFILGCILGAIFGVISYFVTKDHYIAFGPYLALGALLMLFFRPQIVDFVIITYPQFIRNLLLS from the coding sequence GTGTTATTCATTGTTATTTTTATCTTTGGGTTACTTATCGGCAGTTTCCTGAATGTATGTATCTATCGTTTACCCAGAGGTAAATGTAAATCCTGCGGCCACGTGGTGACAACAGATGAGCCGGTTGAAGCCTGCCCGAAATGCAATTCCAAAAGCGGTTTCAGACGCATGTCAATAGTCAGTCCGGGATCGCATTGTCCGTCCTGTAACAAGCCGATAAGGTGGTATCAGAATATTCCGCTGTTCAGTTACATATTTCTATTGGGCAGATGCGCCGGATGCCGGACCCGGATTTCGTTCAGGTATCCGCTGGTGGAGCTGTTGACCGGATTGCTGTTTGCTTTGGCCGCGTGGCAAAACCTTGGGCCTCAGGCCGGGCCGGATAATATAATCAAATTTATGATATATATTTGGCTGGTTGCGGCATTGATAATAATAACCTTCATAGACATCGACCTCAGGATTATCCCCGATGAAATCAGCATTCCCGGTATAATACTGGCGCCTATAGTCAGTGCGATATTTCCCTTCCTGCACCCGGCGTTGTTCATCAAGTTGCCTGCTCATTTAGATGGGTTTGTTAGTTCGTTGCTTGGAATGATTGCCGGCGGGGGGGTGGTTTACCTGGTCGGAGTTGTCGGCAAACTGGTATTCAAGAAAGATGCTATGGGATTCGGAGATGTCAAGCTGATGATATTCCTGGGCGGGTTTTTAGGCTGGTACGCGATACTGTTTACTTTTATTCTGGGCTGTATTCTCGGTGCGATATTCGGCGTCATCAGCTATTTTGTGACCAAGGACCATTATATCGCCTTCGGTCCGTATTTGGCGCTGGGCGCGCTATTGATGCTGTTTTTCAGGCCGCAAATTGTAGACTTCGTCATTATTACTTACCCCCAATTTATTCGCAATCTTCTTCTCAGTTGA